One part of the Marinobacter sp. M3C genome encodes these proteins:
- a CDS encoding DUF2848 domain-containing protein — MTTFYLADTNDALEIDVQELIIAGWAGREQAGIDEHIEELKVIGVTPPSSTPLFYRVSADQLTTAETVQVLGGESSGEVEVVLIGTEQGTFVGIGSDHTDREAEAWSVAHSKQVCAKPVSQQVWTLESVIDHWDELKISSYATFDGKEVLYQTGGVTGLLHPKDLLQRFGLNETKLAPGQAMLCGTLPVIGGVRPSEAFRMVLEDPVTSRKIEHFYHIKTLSVVK, encoded by the coding sequence ATGACAACCTTTTATTTAGCGGATACTAACGACGCCCTCGAAATTGATGTCCAGGAGCTCATTATTGCTGGATGGGCAGGGCGTGAGCAGGCTGGAATCGATGAACACATTGAAGAGCTCAAAGTGATTGGCGTTACGCCGCCTTCAAGCACACCTTTGTTCTACCGCGTGTCGGCGGATCAACTGACAACTGCTGAAACGGTGCAGGTGCTGGGCGGTGAATCCAGCGGTGAAGTGGAAGTTGTTCTGATTGGCACCGAACAGGGCACGTTTGTAGGCATTGGTTCCGATCACACCGATCGGGAAGCCGAGGCCTGGTCCGTGGCGCATTCCAAGCAAGTGTGTGCCAAGCCTGTGAGCCAGCAGGTGTGGACGCTGGAAAGTGTTATCGACCACTGGGATGAGCTGAAAATATCCTCGTACGCTACGTTTGACGGTAAAGAGGTGCTCTACCAGACTGGTGGTGTAACGGGGCTTTTACACCCAAAGGATTTGTTGCAACGATTTGGCCTGAATGAAACGAAGCTCGCGCCTGGTCAGGCCATGCTGTGTGGCACTCTGCCGGTGATCGGTGGTGTACGCCCCTCCGAAGCTTTCCGCATGGTTCTTGAGGACCCGGTAACGAGCCGGAAAATCGAGCACTTTTATCACATAAAGACATTATCGGTGGTGAAATGA